In Actinomycetota bacterium, a genomic segment contains:
- a CDS encoding ABC transporter permease: MSEQVARTAIALLLLLIAALAVMTVGGLTYRRELVVASLRALVQLTVVALVIAWIFNHPEGAFVYLGVMLLAASFTSNRRIRGDRRDWGWILIAIFAGVAATTSIVAVTGAIDFSPQALLPFTAQMIGGAMTAASLSGVRFRADVRSSFPEFEGYVALGASNRQAGREFARQAAEHSLFPGLDQTKSAGLVTLPGAFVGLLLGGATPLLAVQIQLLVLIGLLLAQSITSVITTRMISPLQLVKAK, encoded by the coding sequence ATGAGTGAGCAAGTGGCGCGGACAGCAATCGCGTTGTTGTTGTTGCTGATCGCTGCGCTCGCTGTCATGACTGTCGGTGGCCTGACCTACCGGCGCGAGCTTGTCGTGGCCTCATTGCGGGCACTCGTTCAGTTGACAGTCGTCGCGCTCGTCATCGCTTGGATCTTCAATCACCCTGAAGGCGCATTCGTGTATTTGGGAGTGATGCTGCTCGCAGCCTCCTTCACGTCGAATCGGCGCATTCGCGGGGATCGCCGCGACTGGGGCTGGATTCTCATCGCGATATTCGCGGGCGTTGCCGCCACCACCTCGATTGTCGCTGTGACAGGAGCCATCGACTTCAGTCCCCAAGCGCTACTGCCGTTCACTGCGCAGATGATCGGTGGTGCGATGACTGCAGCATCCCTATCCGGTGTTCGCTTTCGGGCAGATGTCCGATCGAGCTTCCCGGAATTTGAAGGCTATGTTGCCTTGGGGGCGAGCAATCGACAAGCCGGTCGAGAATTCGCAAGGCAAGCCGCAGAGCACTCGCTGTTCCCCGGACTTGATCAGACCAAGAGCGCCGGACTGGTAACTCTGCCTGGTGCTTTTGTTGGCCTGTTGCTCGGTGGCGCTACTCCACTCCTTGCCGTTCAGATCCAATTGCTAGTGCTCATCGGGCTCTTGCTCGCGCAGAGCATCACGAGTGTGATCACGACGCGGATGATCAGTCCGCTGCAGTTGGTGAAAGCGAAATGA
- a CDS encoding phosphate ABC transporter ATP-binding protein has protein sequence MSSGFLLDQVNIFYGPDLAVSEVSMPISENRIKTFIGPSGAGKTTLLRALNRMNDLVAEIRTEGLIAFRGLDLYSSTADVTAIRRSIGMVFQKPNVFPKSIYDNVTYGPRLRDMDRDLDALVERCLTRAGLWNEVKNQLSKPATELSGGQQQRLTIARCLAVDSEVLLLDEPCASLDPVATHAIEELMMELALDHTIVLVTHNLQQALRVSDDVAFFEAEHVGQEARHGHLVEYGQAEQVFADPQDERTKVYLASS, from the coding sequence ATGAGCTCCGGATTTCTGCTCGACCAGGTCAATATCTTCTACGGCCCAGATCTCGCGGTAAGCGAAGTCAGCATGCCCATCTCCGAGAACCGCATCAAGACCTTTATTGGTCCAAGCGGTGCCGGGAAGACGACCTTGCTGCGGGCGCTCAATCGCATGAATGACCTCGTGGCGGAGATTCGGACCGAAGGGCTGATCGCCTTTCGAGGACTGGATCTCTACTCCTCTACGGCTGATGTCACGGCGATCCGCCGAAGCATCGGCATGGTGTTTCAGAAGCCAAACGTCTTTCCGAAGTCGATCTACGACAACGTCACCTACGGTCCTCGACTGCGGGATATGGACCGTGACCTGGATGCACTTGTCGAGCGGTGTCTGACGCGCGCAGGCCTCTGGAATGAAGTGAAGAACCAACTGAGCAAGCCAGCGACGGAGCTTTCTGGCGGACAGCAACAGCGCTTGACGATTGCACGGTGCCTTGCGGTGGACTCTGAAGTCCTGCTCTTGGATGAACCCTGCGCTTCACTGGATCCGGTTGCCACGCACGCGATTGAAGAGCTGATGATGGAGTTGGCTTTGGATCACACCATTGTTCTCGTGACACACAACCTGCAACAGGCTTTGCGAGTCTCCGACGACGTTGCCTTCTTCGAGGCCGAACATGTCGGACAAGAAGCGCGGCACGGACATCTGGTCGAGTACGGACAAGCAGAGCAAGTCTTCGCAGATCCCCAGGACGAGAGAACCAAGGTATATCTGGCTAGCAGTTAG